The sequence ttttcccctgttttccattttgcctctgcttcacccatctcccacatattttgtcacatagcactggcttcagccttggtcattcacagctcctaatctccctataatctctctatgcactgccattatcacctctttattgctacttTTGCTTCTgcagccatgactcaccttctctcagcctagtataaacgcctccctatttctccctttttttagctttgacatagagtcagttagactcgaaacgtcagctcttttctctccttacagatgctgccagacctgctgagattttccagcattttctcttttggtttcagattccagcatccgccataatttgcttttatttcagcctTTGCTATGGTCACAGAGGAATGAAGTATTTGAAACTTATCTGGACGTAAGTGGTGGTTGCAGAAGGGTTTGGATGATTGAGCAAGGTACCATGGTACAGGGAATCATTcaaagggggtggggggattgATAGTGTTAATGGGAGTGTAATAATAATAGGAGACAGAATAGTCAGGGGATTGACACAATTCTCTGCAGCTACAAGGGAGAGTTCAGTCCTGGGCTGGAGAGCTCATTGCAATAAGGAAAAGgaaagggaatgaagtataaaagtagggaggttttgatTATACTATTCAAGGTACTAGTTAGATCACAGCAAGAATAGTGTGAacagcagtccagagaagatctCTGGGCTGAAACAAGATATGGAGAAACtgtctaatgaggagaggttaagtaggttgggtctgtactcattgtaatatagaagaatgagaggtgaccttattggaacatacaagattcttagaggagtTGACAGTATAgatatggagaggttgtttccccttggtggaaagtctaggaccagacagcatcatctcagaataaggggtgacccatttaagacagatatttggaggaatttctttttcagtgggttgtgaatctgtagaattcttcacCAAAGAGTACTGTCAAGGCTAGATCAttaaatattcaaggctgagatagacagatgtttaattggtAAGGGAATGAAGAGTtaagggaaaaagcaggaaagtggtgttgaggatatttgtatcagccatgatctcattgaatgtagactcaatgggctcaaTGACCTATTTCTGTTCCAATTATTTATGgtcagttgttgtggtccatgtaggcACCAATAATGGGGATGGGACTCTGACGTCGGTTCTCTTAACGGAGTACGAGTAGCTTGGGACTAAAAGCAAAACTTTAAATATAATAATCTCTGTATTAGTGCCTCAGCCATAACAAAATTGTCATTGGGTAACTAAGATGAGAAAGTTAAATGCttgactcaaagattggtgtgggagaaatggattcTGGCCCATGGGCAGTGCTATCAGTACTGGGGAAAGTACAGCTGTACCATTGCAATGGTATTaatctgaatcatgctgggatcaGTGTTCTGTTGAGTTATATATTCTATTGAACTACCTAGGAGTTTAGTGAAGGATTTAAACTAAATATTGAGGTAATGGATCCAGGGGAAGATATGATAAATTGAATAGGGAAAGCAAGTCAAGACACCATGGTATCAGAAGGGTTAACAATGGACAGAGAATGACAGGAACAGACCTTCatagaattaaaatgaaaaatgtacTAATCACTACATGAAGGGCTAACTTCTGGTAATATATAACTGTTAACATGTTAAACAAGGGTATTCAGAATATGATGTCAAGGAAGGTAAAGAGGGTTAGAATAAAGATGTGCCATTATTTAATTAACTGTTGGCTgaacaagctcaaagggctgagtagCGTCCTCCTGATCTGCGTTCGGGTTCAGATGGAGCTGACTAGAGGCTTGATACTTGTTTTCTGTTGCTTTCTTCTAGTGTGGTTGTGCTGAAGGCCTCACTCTTCCAAGATGAGCTGGGCTTTCCTGACGAGACTCCTTGAGGAGATCCAGAACCACTCCACGTTTGTTGGCAAAGTCTGGCTGATGGTCCTCATTGTTTTCCGCATTGTTTTGTTGGCAGTTGGTGGTGAACCTATCTACCATGATGAACAAAGCAAGTTCATGTGTAACACTCAGCAACCTGGTTGTGAGAACGTTTGCTACAATTCCTTTGCACCCCTTTCCCACATCCGGTTCTGGGTCTTCCAGATCATCATGATCACAGTGCCATCCGTTATATACCTGGGCTATGCCATACACCGGATAGCCCGGATAGAGGGTGCCCAACAGCCAAAACCCAAGAGAAAGATGCCCATTGTGCATCGGGGAGCTGCTCGGGATTACGAGGAggcagaaggtgatgatgaggAAGACCCCATGGTCTGCGAGGAGATTGAGCATGAACCTGAGACTGAGGCTGACAAGAAAGCTCCTGAGAAGAAGCCACATGATGGCAGGAGGCGTATCAAGGAAGATGGGCTCATGAAGATGTATGTTTTTCAGCTCCTGATGAGAACTCTGTTTGAAATTGGTTTCTTGGCTGCCCAGTATTTTCTATATGGGTTTGAAgtgcttcctggctttgtgtgcAATACGATTCCTTGTCCGTACACCGTTGACTGTTTTGTGTCACGTCCCACAGAGAAAACCATCTTCTTGTTGGTCATGTATGTGGTCAGTGGTCTCTGCTTAGTGCTCAACTTTGCTGAGCTCTTCCACCTTGGCCTTGGCGGCATCAGGGATGGCTTGAGGGGCAGGCGGCTGGCCTCCCAGCTCTATTACTCCTCCAGGGGTGCCCCCTATGCCCCTCCGGGCTACCACTCTGTGCTTCACAAGGACAAGATCAAGCTGGGCAATGGGAACATGCCATACCACGACAACTTTGGTGCCCTAGCACCAGAGAGTTTTGAGATGTCTGAGATGGTTCACCGACACCTAAAGCTTGCTCAGGAACAACTGAACATGGCGTACCAAGCAACAGGAGAGCTCCCTCCCCAACCGAGGAGGGGCATCCTTGAGTCAAACTGTCCGACTGCTGAACAGAACCGACTGAAATTTGGTCAGGAAGGTGAAAAATCATGTCCTGAAAAAGCAGGTAAAATGGGTAATCATTAGTAACTTATAGAGGGCAGGCACGGCTCAGTGGATAACATTCTGACTTAGGAGATTGTGGGTTCAAAATGGAAGAGTGTTGGAGACATGAAACAACAACAGAGATTGCtagggaaaactcagcaggtcagtgagcatctgtggagagaaagcagacttaatgtttcactTCCAGTGTCCGTTCTTCAAAAGTGCCCTCTTTTAAGATACTATACAAAGACCCTGACGATTCTCTTAAATGCACGTAAAAGAACATGCGTCTTTGCTTTGTAATAGGATAGGGTTTTttccccacagtctaaagatcaATATTTATCCATATAATAATGTCACAGTAGACATGAGCCCAAATGTTCTAATCTGTTTGGAATCCCTCTTTCTGACCCAGATcaaatctttgttttaattcattcatgtgattGTCGGTGTCACTGGCTGTGCCAATACtttttgctcatccctaattgcccagaatcaCATATTattatgggtctggaatcacatgtaggcaagaccagctaaggatggaagatttccttctctaaaggacattaatgaaccatatAGCTTTCAGGTTAAAATTTAATCACTAGAATTCTGCCAAAGTGGTATTTGAGCCAAATTTCCTAGAATATCAACCTGGAGGTGTCTGGATTATTAGCTTAGTGACacagggaaggcaatggccttgtagtttttattgctggactattaatccaaagactctggtaatgttctgcagacatgggctcaaatcctgccatgacaggtggtggatttgaattcaataagtaattggaattaagagtctaataatgactatgaaactattgttgattgtcagtgaAAAAccaatctagttcactaatgtcctttagagaagcaAACTGTCATTCTTACCGAGTTGGGCCGACATTTGACTTCAAACCCACAACAacgtggttgacacttaacttccttctgggcaattagagatgggtaataaatgctggcccagccagtgacatccacaatctatgaatgaatttttaagaatTACCATATGCCACCATATGACAACACTGACTACACCTGAAAGGTACATCATTGAATTTAAAGCACTTTGTAAAGTTCTTTATACacatgaacatatgaattaggaacaagagtaggccattcagtcccttgaacctGCTTCATCATTAAATGGCTGACCTGATTTCtggctcaacaccaccttcataTCTGTCCCCAAAATGTTTCACTCTGTAGTTAATAAACAAACCATTCCGTTTAGCCTTGCAAATATTGAAGGACCCCGCCTCCACTCCTCGCTGAGGAAGAAAATCCCAAGTGAAATCCTTCAGTAAATGGAAATTGTTTGCTtgtcgttacctggtctggcctacatgtgactccagatctacatcaatgtgggtgactcttaagtaccacctgggcaattagggatgggcaataaatgctggcctagccagtaatgtcttcttcctatgaatgaatttaaaacaaaaggacaATGATATGAAGGGTTTCTAATGTCATTAATAGCTTGGGTTTGAAAGCTCCCCTCATATCTGCAGTGGTCTTCACAGATGATAAAAATCttcgaggaaaaagtgaggactgcaagatgctggagatcagagctgaaaatgtgttgctggaaaagggcttatgcccgaaatgtcgattctcctgttccttggatgctgccagacctgctgcgcttttccagcaacacattttcagctcttcacagatgatgccaaaTGTAGAAAGGCTGTGTGGgaatggggagaaaaaaaaattaagcatgATCTTGGAAAGGACATTTGAATATGTCTCACAGATATTCATGTGATCCCAAGACAAGTTACAGCCAATGAGGTGCTTGAGAAGCGTACCTACTGTTTTAATGTCAAGAAGAGTGGTGATGTGGGAGCAGATGTGCACAGCAAGCTTTCAAAGCGATTAAATATTGGGCATGCAGCACCACTGACACCTTTGATCTTCTGTAAAGGCATGATGGGCAAAATTGCCTCTCTGATATTGCCCAGCAGGCTTGAGGGTTTAAATATTCCCCTCctcctgtgtagcagctttgtagggctgaatagcccccagaCTTGTATAAACAGCTAACAGACTTCCTTGATCATGCATAACAGTTTTAGGGTTTGAATTACCCCCTCCAGTTCTAGTGTAAAAtacaggagaggctggatggccTTCTTCTGTCTTTATGTAAGAGGCTCGAGCAATTTATGGACTCCCTTTATTGTTTCTTTCTAATCTCACTGATCATTTGGGTAATTCACTTGATCCCTCGCCAGCCCATTGGGTAATCATTTCTTCTGTTATCTTCCATAGGTCTGCGAGGGTGATGCTGATGGGATGGGCTCTTCGACTTTGAGATTCAAAGAGAGTCGATGCTTGAAGCAACAAAGGGATCTTAACTGGAAAGACTCACATTTCATTCTCAATCTTTCAGCTTTAACATCACCAACTTGCAAAAGCAAAACTACTGGAAATAACTGGGTTGGGAGGGGACACTGGATTTCGGGCTGGGTGTGAAGGCAGGGCAATGGGGATCAGGGTGAAGTTTAGACAAACTTGACAAGTGCTGAGAATTTTAAGTCCAGTAATTGTTGGATTGACTGTAGGGTCCAAGACATATCTTGTAGTGTTTGAGGCACTGAGACCCAGGTTTCATAATTGAAACGGAGGCCCCTTGCCTGGGGACTGAAGATGGAGCTGAGGGGCTGACCCTCTCCTTAAACAGGTATAATCTAATAGAACTGGTTCAGCCAGATAGATCATAGCTTTTCCTTTTCATTATTTCATTATTGATCATTCAGTTTGTTTCTCTGGTCTTGGGTTAGTTAAATTCTTCATGAAATCTTTACTTGTGGTTGGGTTTAGGTAAATATTAACAAAAAAATAATCTGTATAGTGATAGGACAATTAATGACAAATTGTTTTGTTTAGTCATAGAACATACAAGAATCATGTTACTTTGAGTGAGAGCAACAATGAACAGagttaaatttgttgatgatcttATTTCTTACACTTTGGTGCTTTTGATACACTGTTTTGCTTCATTTGTGACTATTTCACTGGTTTGGGCCTACTGGGCCTTCTCCAGCAGGTTGCCATGCTTACCAGGTTGTTTTTGGGTGTGTGTGCgtttcctctttctttctctgtcaacTTAAACATTTGTTATTATTCTTCACGTGATTTAtgtatgtattttttaaaaactatcatTCATTGTAAGTTTGGGTTTTTTGAGTTTGTAACCGGTGGGTTTTCTATAtatctgaagttaataattaacttgtcagTATTTCTATAGCCATGGTGATTTTCTTTAAAACAGTTTTGAGGTTTAGCTTTAGAATTATTAGGTAGTTTTTGCACGTTGGTAGGGTTTACgaccaaacaaaataaacaagCTCCAGTCTAGAAGATCCAAGAGAGGATTTTTTAAGCTTAAGGGAAATACCCATAGAATGGGAATATTTTTCCCTAGTTTTGAGTCATCCTGTGAAACCCTTTACTAAAGGTGGCTGTATAAAGAAAGTCCTTGAGAAGGATATAGTGCAACCATATTATCTTAAGAGGAAAGCATTAGAGATAATCCCAGTTCAAAAAGTTGGGATAAAACTTTTAAGAGGTTACTTGAAGCTGAGTGTTTAAACTCAGGTACATAATAGCTCCAGGAAGCAATGTATCTGCAGTTCCAGTCTTTAAATTGAAGTCATCAAGGGACTTAATTGCACTCAAGTGTTAGATTCAGGAATTATGGTCTGAGTACTATGTGAGTAATGCTTTTAGGTAAGATACACAGTGTGTTTTTTTAATACTGTAAGAGTAGTGTGCTTTGGATACTACAAAAAAGCTGTTGTTTATCTTTTCAATATATAAAGGAGTGCTTTGGAattaatgggattatacttttgctatttgtttaaaaACCTTTGAATTTGTATTATAGATAGTTTACTTTATTTGATTTTATCCTCATTTCTTTTGATAATAAACATTTGGtttattgttaaaataaaatctgcagcattgtcagattaTATTTCATGGGATAGAACATATTATTAAAACCAGAACAAATCAAAATATGGTCTAACAACCTAGGGtaaaactgctgcctcacagcaccagggaccagggttcgattccagctttgggtgaccgtctgtgtggagtttgcatagtttccctgtgtctgcatgggtttccattgTGTGCTgtagttccctcccacagttcaaagacgtgccggttaggtggattggtcccaagggatccttccatatccatcacaaattcacctgcacctccacacacatcatttactgcatccgctgcacccgatgtggcctcctatacattggggagacaggccgcctacttgcggaacgtttcagagaacacctctgggacacccgcaccaaccaacacaaccgcccgtggctgaacactttaactccccctcccactccaccaaggacatgcaggtccttggcctcctccatcgccagaccatggcaacatgacgcctggaggaagggggactcatcttccgcttaggaaccctccaaccacaagggatgaatgcagatttctctaccttcctcaattcccctcctcccaccttttctcagtcccaaccctcggactcagcaccgccttcttgacctgcaatcttcttcccgacctctccatcCCCAACCCCCCTCCGGCCtattccttccacctattgcaatcCCAATGCccctaccccaagtccctcctcactacattttatcttagcctgcttggcacaccctcctcat comes from Chiloscyllium plagiosum isolate BGI_BamShark_2017 chromosome 7, ASM401019v2, whole genome shotgun sequence and encodes:
- the LOC122551829 gene encoding gap junction gamma-1 protein-like, which codes for MSWAFLTRLLEEIQNHSTFVGKVWLMVLIVFRIVLLAVGGEPIYHDEQSKFMCNTQQPGCENVCYNSFAPLSHIRFWVFQIIMITVPSVIYLGYAIHRIARIEGAQQPKPKRKMPIVHRGAARDYEEAEGDDEEDPMVCEEIEHEPETEADKKAPEKKPHDGRRRIKEDGLMKMYVFQLLMRTLFEIGFLAAQYFLYGFEVLPGFVCNTIPCPYTVDCFVSRPTEKTIFLLVMYVVSGLCLVLNFAELFHLGLGGIRDGLRGRRLASQLYYSSRGAPYAPPGYHSVLHKDKIKLGNGNMPYHDNFGALAPESFEMSEMVHRHLKLAQEQLNMAYQATGELPPQPRRGILESNCPTAEQNRLKFGQEGEKSCPEKAGLRG